In Gemmatimonas sp., a single genomic region encodes these proteins:
- a CDS encoding toxin-antitoxin system HicB family antitoxin, with protein MRTTIRLQDHLLREAKAQAARAGRSLNEFIEDAVWAAVRSDGAREPAPSPLPLFRGGRGLRPGVDLDSNAALLELMDDDLR; from the coding sequence ATGCGCACCACCATCCGCCTCCAGGATCACCTGCTTCGTGAAGCCAAGGCCCAGGCGGCGCGTGCTGGCCGGTCACTGAACGAGTTCATCGAGGACGCCGTCTGGGCTGCCGTGCGGAGTGACGGCGCGCGCGAACCGGCGCCGTCCCCACTTCCCCTCTTTCGCGGCGGTCGCGGCTTGCGCCCCGGGGTGGATCTCGACAGCAACGCCGCGCTCCTCGAACTGATGGACGACGACCTCCGGTGA
- a CDS encoding type II toxin-antitoxin system VapC family toxin, translating into MISPDVNVLVYAARDDAPRHADFRAWLEAALAAPEPVGVSELVLSGVIRVLTNRRVFDPPMPLADALAYAEAIRQHPRVVSLRPGARHWELFADLCRRGAVRGNLVADAYHAALAIESGAEWVTTDRDFARFSGLRWRHPLGE; encoded by the coding sequence GTGATTTCGCCGGACGTCAACGTGCTGGTCTACGCCGCGCGGGACGACGCGCCGCGTCATGCGGATTTTCGGGCGTGGCTCGAGGCCGCACTCGCCGCGCCGGAACCCGTCGGCGTCTCCGAACTCGTGCTGTCCGGGGTGATCCGCGTCCTGACCAACCGTCGCGTCTTCGATCCGCCCATGCCGTTGGCCGACGCGCTGGCCTACGCCGAGGCGATCCGGCAACATCCTCGCGTGGTGTCGCTCCGCCCGGGCGCACGTCACTGGGAACTGTTTGCCGACCTCTGCCGCCGCGGCGCCGTCCGCGGCAACCTCGTGGCTGACGCGTATCACGCCGCGCTCGCGATCGAATCCGGTGCCGAATGGGTCACCACGGATCGCGACTTCGCGCGATTTTCGGGATTGCGCTGGCGGCATCCGCTCGGCGAGTAG
- a CDS encoding protein kinase, producing MTDTLTRLTTALSDRYRVERELGAGGMATVYLAHDLRHDRDVAIKVLHPDLGAALGAERFLAEIKVTAKLQHPHILPLLDSGAADGLLYYVMPYIAGETLRARLERARPLPVPEALRIVREVAGALESAHRQGVVHRDIKPENILLHEGSALVADFGIALAVQSASGARMTQTGLSLGTPQYMSPEQAMGERGLDARSDIYALGAVTYEMLAGDPPFTGSTVQAIVARVLSERPTALRLLRDTVPPGVEEAVATALAKLPADRFDSAKAFADALATPSAAAAAPALPVAMSAGASRRATVPTRAWAALAMALAVTLAVVAWRGRAPVADNAPPVRFVVKPPPGGLLLDGLFGASISADGRRIAFRARQGNSRRVFVQELGSLEAVGLAGTEEARYFALAPDGRSLVFQSGVGGLRRVAVDGGAVTDVPLPRDVERLLPSGVTWSSQAIVASLGVAGVVVIPTDGSPARVAPITRAGTVCRCAQRAVLSPDGRHLFMAGPNLYVVPVEGGELRDLGVPGDAVVAVREDLVIYVSAEGALMAARLDAKRMTLSTPVSLGERVTPGSLPALSASGTLLMFTGLATTRLELVDDRGQGTPVADPGNGTVGAMFPRFSPDGRRIALAVMDRRVDAITSLPNAITVVDVAAGTATRLTNDLLADRPEWTPDGKRVIYRRIEAEREELWWQPFDRSQPAERLQPMRGTDRIAEGVLSPDSRWLLFRTLSLSTGRDIWYRALAGDTTPRPFEVTPYDEAMPRFSPDGRWVAYTSNDGGRTEVFVRPFPGPGGRTQISADGGTDPVWAPDGRRLFYLNGTELTAATLGTERDLRVLSRDKLFAADVSAGSIHANFDVARDGRHFLMLRSSGSGVDLAVTLNWLATAVQGAAR from the coding sequence ATGACGGACACCCTGACCCGCCTCACCACCGCCCTGTCCGACCGCTACCGCGTGGAGCGCGAACTCGGCGCCGGCGGCATGGCCACCGTGTACCTCGCGCACGACCTGCGCCACGACCGCGACGTGGCCATCAAGGTGCTGCACCCGGATCTCGGTGCGGCGTTAGGGGCCGAGCGCTTCCTGGCCGAGATCAAGGTCACCGCCAAGCTGCAGCACCCGCACATCCTGCCCCTGCTCGACAGCGGTGCGGCCGACGGGCTGCTGTACTACGTGATGCCGTACATTGCCGGCGAGACACTGCGGGCCCGCCTCGAGCGCGCCCGCCCGCTGCCGGTACCCGAGGCGCTGCGCATTGTGCGCGAGGTGGCGGGGGCCCTCGAGTCCGCCCATCGCCAGGGCGTCGTGCACCGCGACATCAAGCCCGAGAACATCCTCCTCCACGAGGGGAGCGCGCTCGTGGCCGACTTCGGCATCGCCCTCGCCGTGCAGAGCGCCAGTGGCGCCCGCATGACCCAGACCGGGCTGTCGCTCGGCACGCCACAGTACATGAGCCCCGAGCAGGCCATGGGGGAGCGCGGGCTCGACGCGCGCAGCGACATCTACGCGCTGGGCGCGGTGACCTACGAAATGCTGGCCGGGGATCCGCCGTTCACCGGCAGCACCGTGCAGGCCATCGTGGCCCGGGTCCTGAGCGAACGGCCGACCGCGTTGCGCCTGCTGCGCGATACGGTACCGCCGGGCGTCGAGGAGGCCGTGGCGACGGCGCTAGCCAAACTGCCCGCCGATCGCTTCGACAGCGCGAAGGCCTTCGCCGATGCGCTCGCGACCCCGTCCGCCGCGGCGGCCGCACCGGCCCTACCGGTGGCCATGTCAGCGGGCGCCTCCCGCCGCGCCACCGTGCCCACCCGCGCGTGGGCTGCGCTGGCCATGGCCCTCGCGGTGACGCTCGCGGTCGTGGCCTGGCGCGGCCGCGCCCCGGTTGCCGACAACGCGCCCCCGGTGCGCTTCGTGGTGAAGCCGCCTCCCGGCGGTCTCTTGCTCGACGGCCTCTTCGGTGCCTCCATTTCCGCCGACGGGCGCCGAATCGCCTTCCGCGCGCGCCAGGGGAATTCGCGCCGGGTCTTCGTGCAGGAGCTGGGGAGTCTCGAGGCGGTCGGCCTCGCCGGCACCGAGGAGGCGCGCTACTTCGCTCTCGCCCCCGATGGGCGGTCGCTCGTGTTCCAGTCGGGCGTCGGCGGGTTGCGCCGTGTGGCCGTGGACGGTGGGGCGGTCACCGACGTGCCACTCCCACGCGATGTGGAGCGGTTGCTTCCCAGCGGCGTGACCTGGTCGTCGCAGGCCATCGTGGCCTCCCTCGGCGTGGCCGGCGTCGTGGTGATCCCCACCGACGGGTCGCCGGCGCGCGTCGCCCCGATCACGCGCGCCGGCACGGTCTGCCGCTGCGCGCAGCGCGCCGTGCTCTCCCCCGACGGCCGGCACCTCTTCATGGCCGGCCCCAATCTCTACGTCGTCCCGGTGGAAGGCGGCGAGCTCCGCGACCTCGGCGTCCCTGGCGATGCCGTCGTGGCGGTCCGTGAGGACTTGGTGATCTACGTGTCAGCCGAGGGGGCGCTCATGGCGGCCCGGCTCGACGCGAAGCGGATGACGCTGTCCACCCCCGTGTCGCTCGGGGAGCGGGTCACGCCGGGCTCCCTGCCGGCCCTCTCGGCCAGCGGCACGCTGCTCATGTTCACCGGATTGGCAACCACGCGCCTGGAGCTGGTGGACGACCGGGGACAAGGGACACCGGTGGCCGACCCCGGCAACGGCACCGTCGGGGCCATGTTCCCGCGCTTCTCCCCCGATGGCCGCCGCATTGCCTTGGCCGTCATGGACCGCCGCGTGGATGCGATCACGTCACTCCCCAATGCGATCACCGTGGTGGACGTCGCCGCCGGCACGGCCACCCGGCTCACCAACGATCTGTTGGCGGACCGCCCGGAGTGGACGCCGGACGGCAAGCGGGTGATCTACCGGCGCATCGAGGCAGAACGGGAGGAGCTCTGGTGGCAGCCCTTCGACCGAAGCCAGCCCGCGGAACGGCTCCAGCCCATGCGGGGCACCGACCGGATCGCCGAGGGCGTGCTGTCACCGGACAGCCGCTGGCTGCTGTTCCGGACACTGAGCCTCAGCACCGGGCGTGACATCTGGTACCGCGCCCTCGCCGGCGACACGACGCCCAGGCCGTTCGAGGTCACCCCGTATGATGAGGCCATGCCGCGCTTCTCTCCGGATGGCCGCTGGGTGGCCTACACCTCGAACGACGGGGGCCGCACGGAGGTGTTCGTGCGCCCCTTCCCGGGGCCCGGCGGTCGCACGCAGATCTCCGCCGACGGGGGGACGGATCCCGTGTGGGCGCCCGATGGCCGTCGCCTCTTCTACCTCAACGGCACCGAGCTCACCGCCGCGACACTCGGCACCGAACGGGATCTGCGCGTGCTGTCGCGGGACAAGCTCTTTGCCGCCGACGTGTCGGCCGGCAGCATTCACGCCAACTTCGACGTGGCCCGCGATGGCCGCCATTTCCTCATGCTCCGCTCATCGGGGAGTGGGGTCGATCTCGCCGTCACCCTGAACTGGCTCGCCACCGCAGTGCAGGGAGCCGCCCGCTGA
- a CDS encoding serine/threonine-protein kinase — translation MTATVGERLATALSDRYRVERELGAGGMATVYLAHDLKHERDVAIKVLHPDLGAALGAERFLSEIRTTARLQHPHILPLLDSGAADGLLYYVMPYVRGETLRARLEREKQLPIADAVRIAREVAGALDHAHKQGVIHRDIKPENILLQDGAAVVADFGIALAVQQAGGQRMTQTGLSLGTPQYMSPEQAMGERAVDARSDVYALGAVTYEMLAGEPPFSGPTVQAIVAKVLTERPVPLRTVRDTVPSGVEQAVVRALAKLPADRFATAAAFAQSLAMGAAIGDAGRAEVAAPVASAPPRRRRALAAAVVSAGLGLAAGWLAWGGPRAADRAVGAATLTRVQATFTGNAGLPALTPAGDVLAYVERRCAQPSHDGLQGNFAIGIDAVPCVDRVLVQDTGAASPITVLRGVRKVQDLRWTPAATALVVAAALDSVASGAYVVPRLGGTPRRVADLGFIDVHAVGDSVLVLPGTMEFSSAAYAQVVALGSGAVVDSVPMPSRKVTAIAWSPSGAHIAASDSRGRVYVIDRATGRADSIAVVTRPHVRWTPAGDALLFFQPAAGRDDDFLRVAVEAKGRFQGQPVSIAPRAQMIFRGSFDVARKSGLLAIITGNATGDLHTFPLRPGERVASRQVTNGTSWYSFPTIAPDGGAVYYLSGNGNGDNLFRVKLDAADPVEEALTTGSGAGVAMYALVSPDGRRVVFQRYAGDSLRTLDVQVTGQPAVNARPAGSDGAWRPGLQPFAARGIAGLSADLRSLLVADGPGGAVRRLPLPDSLLAMAFVLSPDARQVALELLTPHETLFGITPLTRWDLTVLERVPGAAIGTALSWREDGYVYYSDFDAARRAPVLRRLDPRGGTGARAPVAVTLPERCKVPSVTVAARAPIGTCLVEDYRGDVYLWRLDGVTR, via the coding sequence GTGACCGCGACCGTCGGGGAACGCCTCGCCACCGCCCTGTCCGACCGCTACCGCGTCGAGCGCGAGCTCGGCGCCGGCGGCATGGCCACCGTGTACCTCGCGCACGACCTCAAGCACGAGCGCGACGTGGCCATCAAGGTGCTGCACCCCGATCTCGGCGCCGCGTTAGGGGCCGAGCGGTTCCTGAGTGAAATCCGCACCACGGCGCGGTTGCAGCATCCGCACATCCTGCCGCTGCTGGATTCCGGCGCGGCCGATGGGCTGCTGTACTACGTGATGCCGTACGTGCGCGGCGAGACGCTCCGCGCGCGCCTCGAGCGCGAGAAACAACTCCCCATCGCCGACGCCGTGCGCATCGCGCGTGAAGTCGCCGGCGCGCTCGACCACGCGCACAAGCAGGGCGTCATTCACCGCGACATCAAGCCGGAGAACATCCTCCTGCAGGATGGCGCAGCGGTGGTTGCCGACTTCGGCATTGCCCTCGCCGTACAGCAGGCCGGCGGGCAGCGCATGACGCAAACGGGGCTCAGCCTCGGCACGCCGCAGTACATGAGCCCCGAGCAAGCGATGGGCGAGCGCGCCGTCGATGCGCGCAGTGACGTGTACGCGCTCGGCGCCGTGACGTACGAAATGCTGGCCGGCGAGCCGCCGTTCAGCGGCCCCACCGTACAGGCCATCGTCGCCAAGGTGCTCACCGAGCGGCCGGTGCCGCTGCGCACGGTGCGGGATACCGTGCCGTCGGGGGTCGAGCAGGCCGTGGTGCGCGCGCTGGCCAAACTCCCCGCCGACCGCTTCGCCACCGCGGCGGCGTTCGCGCAGTCCCTCGCGATGGGCGCCGCCATCGGCGATGCGGGCCGCGCCGAGGTCGCGGCGCCGGTGGCCAGCGCGCCGCCCCGCCGCCGGCGCGCGCTGGCGGCGGCCGTGGTCAGCGCCGGGCTGGGCCTCGCGGCCGGCTGGCTGGCGTGGGGCGGGCCGCGGGCGGCCGACCGTGCGGTCGGCGCGGCCACACTCACCCGGGTGCAGGCCACCTTCACCGGCAACGCCGGTCTCCCCGCCCTCACCCCGGCGGGGGATGTGCTGGCCTACGTGGAGCGCCGCTGCGCCCAGCCCAGTCACGACGGCCTCCAGGGAAACTTCGCCATCGGCATCGACGCCGTCCCCTGCGTGGACCGGGTGCTGGTGCAGGACACCGGCGCCGCGTCACCCATCACCGTGCTGCGGGGCGTACGCAAGGTGCAGGACCTCCGCTGGACGCCGGCCGCCACGGCGCTGGTGGTCGCCGCGGCGCTCGACTCCGTGGCCTCCGGGGCTTACGTGGTGCCGCGACTCGGCGGAACGCCCCGGCGCGTGGCCGACCTGGGGTTCATCGACGTGCATGCGGTCGGCGACTCCGTGCTCGTACTCCCGGGGACCATGGAGTTCAGCAGCGCGGCGTACGCGCAGGTGGTGGCACTGGGCAGCGGTGCGGTGGTGGACAGTGTGCCCATGCCGTCACGCAAGGTCACCGCCATCGCGTGGAGCCCCAGCGGAGCCCACATCGCCGCCTCCGACTCCCGCGGGCGCGTGTACGTCATCGACCGCGCCACCGGGCGGGCCGACTCGATCGCCGTCGTGACGCGTCCGCACGTGCGGTGGACGCCCGCGGGGGACGCCCTGCTCTTCTTCCAACCCGCCGCCGGCCGGGACGACGACTTCCTGCGCGTCGCCGTCGAAGCGAAGGGGCGGTTCCAGGGTCAGCCCGTGTCGATCGCGCCGCGGGCGCAGATGATCTTCCGCGGCAGCTTCGACGTGGCGCGGAAGAGCGGCCTCTTGGCCATCATCACCGGCAACGCGACCGGCGACCTGCACACGTTCCCCCTGCGTCCCGGCGAGCGCGTGGCCTCGCGGCAGGTCACCAACGGCACCTCCTGGTACAGCTTCCCCACCATCGCCCCCGACGGCGGGGCGGTGTACTACCTGAGCGGCAACGGGAACGGCGACAACCTGTTCCGGGTGAAGCTCGACGCGGCGGATCCCGTGGAGGAGGCGCTCACGACCGGCAGCGGCGCCGGGGTGGCCATGTACGCGCTGGTCTCCCCCGACGGGCGCCGGGTGGTGTTTCAGCGCTACGCCGGTGACTCGCTGCGGACGCTGGACGTGCAGGTCACCGGCCAGCCGGCGGTGAACGCGCGCCCGGCGGGCAGCGACGGCGCCTGGCGCCCCGGCCTGCAGCCGTTCGCGGCGCGGGGGATCGCCGGGCTGTCGGCCGACCTGCGATCGCTCCTGGTGGCGGATGGGCCCGGGGGCGCCGTGCGCCGCCTTCCGCTCCCCGACTCGCTGCTGGCCATGGCCTTCGTGCTGAGCCCCGACGCCAGGCAGGTCGCACTCGAACTGCTGACGCCGCACGAGACGCTCTTCGGCATCACGCCGCTCACCCGATGGGACCTCACCGTGCTGGAGCGTGTCCCCGGGGCGGCCATCGGCACCGCCCTGTCGTGGCGGGAGGATGGGTACGTGTACTACAGCGATTTCGACGCCGCCCGGCGGGCGCCGGTGCTGCGGCGCCTCGACCCGCGGGGAGGCACCGGGGCGCGCGCGCCGGTTGCCGTGACGCTCCCCGAGCGGTGCAAGGTGCCGTCGGTGACCGTGGCCGCCCGTGCGCCCATTGGGACGTGTCTGGTGGAGGACTACCGCGGCGACGTGTATCTCTGGCGGCTGGATGGGGTGACGCGGTGA